Proteins found in one Paenibacillus sp. FSL R10-2782 genomic segment:
- the mciZ gene encoding Z-ring formation inhibitor MciZ produces MKSYRTETTLHIVGKAWQIQALLRQWQKEHGSAATIASLMVPKKVQV; encoded by the coding sequence ATGAAAAGCTACCGTACCGAAACCACTCTCCATATTGTCGGCAAAGCCTGGCAGATTCAAGCCCTCCTGCGGCAATGGCAAAAAGAACACGGCTCCGCTGCCACGATCGCCTCGCTCATGGTTCCAAAAAAGGTTCAGGTCTAA
- a CDS encoding tripeptidase T, translated as MTAKVVKDRIVQEFMELVQVDSETKHEQEMSCVLKEKFNALGLEVTEDDSRERTGHGSGNLIVTWKAEGAEQAPKLFFTCHMDTVTPGQGIKPQLGEDGWIRSDGSTILGADDKAGIAALFEAIRVVREQKIPHGQIQFVITAGEESGLFGARAMKPELLDADFGYALDSNGEVGSICVAAPTQARIEMKITGKSAHAGVNPEDGISAIQVASKAISKMKLGRIDKETTANIGSFEGGGATNVVCDFVLIRAEARSIVQEKVNHQIQHMREALETTAREFGAQGEFRSEVIYPAFSFTEHDEIVQVAQRAIQGLGLATPTFHSGGGSDANVFNGLGIPTVNLAVGYQNIHTTQEKIKADDLVKVAEVVVALIQEATK; from the coding sequence ATGACAGCAAAAGTAGTGAAAGACCGAATCGTACAAGAATTTATGGAACTCGTACAGGTGGATAGCGAAACCAAGCACGAGCAGGAAATGTCGTGTGTTCTGAAAGAAAAATTCAATGCACTCGGACTAGAGGTAACAGAAGATGATTCCCGCGAAAGAACCGGACATGGTTCGGGTAATCTGATCGTAACCTGGAAAGCGGAAGGGGCGGAGCAAGCACCTAAATTGTTTTTTACCTGCCACATGGATACCGTTACCCCAGGCCAAGGCATCAAGCCGCAGCTGGGTGAGGATGGCTGGATTCGCAGTGACGGTTCAACCATTTTGGGGGCAGACGATAAGGCAGGGATTGCCGCTTTGTTCGAGGCGATTCGTGTCGTGCGTGAGCAGAAAATTCCCCATGGACAAATTCAGTTTGTGATTACGGCAGGTGAGGAGTCCGGTCTGTTCGGCGCACGGGCAATGAAACCGGAATTGCTGGATGCGGACTTTGGGTATGCATTGGATTCCAATGGTGAAGTAGGCTCCATTTGTGTGGCTGCGCCAACGCAGGCTCGTATTGAAATGAAAATTACAGGAAAGTCCGCTCATGCGGGTGTCAACCCCGAAGATGGCATCAGTGCCATTCAAGTAGCCTCCAAGGCCATTTCCAAGATGAAGCTGGGACGGATTGATAAGGAAACGACTGCTAACATTGGCAGCTTCGAGGGCGGCGGAGCAACGAATGTTGTATGCGATTTTGTGCTGATCCGGGCAGAGGCACGCAGTATTGTGCAGGAGAAGGTAAATCATCAAATCCAGCATATGCGTGAAGCACTGGAAACTACTGCGCGTGAATTTGGTGCACAAGGAGAATTCCGCAGCGAAGTCATTTATCCGGCATTTAGCTTCACAGAGCATGATGAAATTGTGCAGGTTGCGCAGCGTGCTATACAAGGGCTGGGACTGGCAACGCCGACCTTCCATTCCGGTGGTGGCTCAGATGCCAATGTATTCAATGGACTGGGAATTCCAACGGTGAATTTGGCTGTTGGCTACCAGAACATTCATACAACACAGGAAAAAATCAAGGCAGATGATCTGGTGAAGGTTGCCGAAGTGGTCGTAGCACTTATCCAAGAGGCGACGAAGTAA
- the prli42 gene encoding stressosome-associated protein Prli42, whose product MQNKKWVRFFIYIMLAAMIGSTLFMVIEPLIMPL is encoded by the coding sequence ATGCAGAACAAAAAATGGGTTCGTTTTTTCATCTACATCATGCTCGCCGCGATGATTGGCTCTACGCTGTTCATGGTGATTGAGCCATTGATTATGCCACTATAA
- the lipB gene encoding lipoyl(octanoyl) transferase LipB: MNRRPLDVTYTNRMEYAHAWDIQKDIVGKLDAGEARETLMLLQHPPTYTIGSQRHPEHLLLTSEQLKAQGISVFQIDRGGDITYHGPGQLVGYPLLMLGNQKALDLHGYLRSLEEVIIRLLASHGIEGSRKPEYTGVWVGNLKIAAIGVKFNKCKHRRGFVTSHGFAFNIKSGIQHEGFQGIVPCGIQEYGVTSLEDCTQQAFTVEQIAKEIVPYFEEQFSFAAEWQSHSLQ, from the coding sequence GTGAACAGACGACCGCTGGATGTAACCTATACGAACAGGATGGAGTACGCCCATGCATGGGATATCCAGAAGGATATTGTAGGGAAGCTGGATGCGGGGGAGGCGAGGGAAACGCTTATGCTTCTCCAGCACCCGCCGACCTACACGATTGGCTCTCAGCGGCATCCTGAGCATCTGCTTCTCACGTCGGAGCAGTTGAAGGCTCAGGGAATCAGCGTCTTTCAGATTGACCGTGGGGGAGACATTACATATCATGGGCCGGGGCAACTGGTCGGATATCCCCTGCTTATGCTGGGCAACCAGAAGGCACTTGACCTGCACGGATACCTCAGGAGTCTGGAAGAGGTGATCATTCGGTTGCTGGCTTCCCATGGTATTGAAGGAAGTCGCAAGCCTGAATACACAGGGGTATGGGTCGGGAATCTTAAAATCGCGGCCATAGGAGTCAAATTCAACAAATGTAAGCACCGTCGGGGCTTTGTGACCAGTCATGGTTTTGCCTTCAATATCAAATCAGGGATACAGCATGAGGGCTTTCAGGGTATCGTTCCATGCGGAATCCAGGAATACGGAGTGACTTCATTGGAGGACTGCACACAGCAGGCTTTTACAGTAGAGCAGATTGCGAAAGAGATTGTACCTTACTTTGAGGAGCAATTTTCATTTGCGGCGGAATGGCAAAGTCATTCCCTCCAATAA
- a CDS encoding dihydrolipoamide acetyltransferase family protein, whose product MSDQTQWTDVTMPQLAESLVSATIAKWLKQPGETVEQFEPICEVITDKVNAEIPSTLDGIMGDLLAEEGQTVAVGELICRIQTKSAAPVASTGATPIVPAPQGNAQAQVQSQQGAASDQSMRGRFSPAVQTLAAQHSIDLNQVTGTGMGGRITRKDVLNYVQQGGFAQAGVSEQPTATTQGQGSPFAGRQQSAVQNSTPVQNMDPAIPVRNSGIHLTEAPKAPPIEVEGGNNRSEYFIDVTPIRSAIARNMRQSVSEIPHAWTTIEVDVTNLVMLRNKIKNEFKQKEGINITYLAFLMKAVVNAIKEYPIMNSVWAVDKIIVKRDINISLAVGTEDAVLTPVIKKADQKNIAGLAREIDDLARKTREGTLKLDDMQGGTFTVNNTGSFGSILSYPVINYPQAAILTFESIVKRPVVIDDMIAVRSMANLCLSLDHRILDGVICGRFLQRIKENLEGYTLDTKLY is encoded by the coding sequence ATGTCAGACCAAACACAATGGACCGACGTGACCATGCCCCAATTGGCAGAATCGCTTGTATCGGCGACAATTGCAAAATGGCTGAAACAACCTGGCGAAACGGTGGAGCAATTCGAACCGATTTGCGAGGTCATTACAGATAAAGTGAACGCGGAAATTCCATCGACATTGGACGGAATTATGGGTGATCTGTTAGCTGAGGAAGGTCAGACGGTAGCCGTTGGAGAATTGATTTGCCGTATTCAGACGAAGTCGGCTGCACCTGTTGCATCAACTGGAGCGACTCCTATTGTGCCAGCACCTCAAGGCAACGCACAAGCACAAGTACAATCCCAGCAGGGTGCTGCCTCCGATCAATCCATGCGGGGACGGTTTTCCCCGGCGGTGCAAACGCTGGCTGCTCAGCACAGCATAGACCTGAATCAGGTGACAGGCACAGGCATGGGTGGACGAATTACTCGCAAAGATGTGCTGAATTATGTACAACAGGGTGGGTTCGCTCAGGCAGGGGTATCCGAACAGCCAACTGCAACGACACAAGGGCAAGGCTCTCCTTTTGCAGGGAGACAGCAGTCTGCTGTTCAGAATAGTACACCGGTTCAAAACATGGACCCTGCAATTCCGGTGCGCAACAGCGGCATTCATTTGACGGAAGCTCCGAAAGCTCCTCCGATCGAAGTTGAGGGTGGCAACAACAGATCCGAGTATTTTATTGATGTTACACCAATTCGCAGTGCGATTGCCCGCAATATGCGGCAAAGTGTCTCGGAAATTCCACATGCCTGGACGACGATTGAGGTGGATGTGACCAACCTGGTGATGCTCCGCAACAAGATCAAAAACGAGTTCAAGCAAAAAGAAGGTATCAACATTACGTACCTGGCTTTCCTCATGAAAGCGGTCGTGAATGCCATCAAGGAATATCCGATCATGAATTCGGTATGGGCTGTGGACAAAATTATCGTCAAAAGAGATATCAACATTTCGCTGGCTGTGGGTACAGAGGACGCAGTTCTTACACCTGTTATTAAAAAAGCGGATCAGAAAAATATTGCCGGACTGGCGCGTGAAATTGACGATTTGGCACGTAAAACACGGGAAGGCACGCTCAAGCTGGACGATATGCAGGGCGGGACGTTCACTGTGAACAACACTGGCTCCTTTGGCTCAATACTGTCATATCCGGTGATTAACTATCCGCAGGCTGCGATTCTGACCTTTGAATCCATCGTTAAAAGACCAGTGGTGATTGATGATATGATTGCGGTTCGCTCAATGGCTAACCTGTGTCTGTCGCTGGATCATCGGATTTTGGATGGTGTGATTTGCGGACGATTCCTGCAACGGATCAAAGAAAACCTGGAAGGCTACACCTTAGATACGAAGCTGTACTAA
- a CDS encoding alpha-ketoacid dehydrogenase subunit beta — protein sequence MAVMEYIDAIRLAMKEEMEQDETVFVLGEDVGVKGGVFTTTKGLMDQFGEQRVLDTPLAESAIAGVAIGAAMYGMKPIAEMQYSDFMLPATNQIISEAAKIRYRSNNDWSCPIVIRAPIGGGIFGGLYHSQCPESIFFGTPGLKIVAPFTPYDAKGLLKAAIRDPDPVLFFENKKSYKLLKGEVPDDDYIVPIGKANLLREGDDITVIGYSQPLHFVMQAAEELEKEEGITAHVVDLRTLQPLDRQAIIEAAKHTGKVLIVHEDNKTGGIGAEVSAIINEECLFELDAPIERLCAPDVPAMPISPPMEKFYMLNKDKVKEAMRRLAMY from the coding sequence ATGGCGGTTATGGAATATATTGATGCGATTCGTCTTGCCATGAAGGAAGAAATGGAGCAGGATGAAACGGTTTTTGTGTTAGGTGAGGATGTTGGTGTTAAGGGTGGTGTCTTTACGACCACCAAGGGTCTTATGGATCAATTCGGTGAGCAGCGTGTCTTGGATACGCCATTGGCAGAGTCGGCTATTGCCGGAGTTGCGATTGGTGCGGCCATGTACGGAATGAAGCCAATTGCCGAAATGCAATACTCGGACTTCATGCTTCCGGCAACCAATCAGATTATTAGTGAAGCAGCTAAAATTCGCTATCGCTCTAACAACGATTGGAGCTGCCCTATTGTAATCCGTGCGCCCATCGGTGGGGGGATCTTTGGAGGCTTGTATCACTCACAGTGTCCGGAATCTATCTTTTTTGGCACACCGGGTCTGAAAATTGTAGCGCCTTTTACACCTTATGACGCCAAAGGATTGCTGAAGGCAGCCATTCGTGACCCTGATCCGGTGCTGTTTTTTGAAAACAAAAAATCCTACAAGCTCCTCAAGGGTGAAGTACCTGATGATGATTACATCGTTCCGATTGGTAAAGCCAATTTGCTGCGTGAAGGTGACGATATTACGGTCATCGGGTACAGCCAGCCGCTACATTTTGTTATGCAGGCTGCTGAGGAGTTGGAGAAGGAAGAGGGTATTACCGCACATGTTGTGGATTTGCGCACACTCCAGCCCTTAGACCGTCAGGCCATTATTGAAGCTGCAAAGCATACAGGCAAGGTACTCATCGTGCATGAAGACAACAAAACGGGCGGCATCGGTGCCGAGGTATCCGCTATTATTAATGAGGAATGTCTGTTCGAGCTGGATGCGCCGATTGAGCGCCTGTGCGCTCCAGACGTGCCTGCAATGCCGATCAGCCCGCCGATGGAGAAGTTTTATATGTTGAACAAGGATAAGGTTAAGGAAGCGATGCGCCGTCTTGCAATGTATTAA
- a CDS encoding thiamine pyrophosphate-dependent dehydrogenase E1 component subunit alpha yields MSSKGAVDAGFRHEQLGLTHGQVIDMYRYMLLARRFDERNMLLQRAGKINFHVSGIGQEAAQVGAAFALDREKDYFLPYYRDYGFVLAVGMTPRELMLSQFAKADDPNSGGRQMPGHFGSKRLRIVTGSSPVTTQVPHAVGVALAAKMQKKDFVSFVTFGEGSSNQGDFHEGCNFAGVQKLPVIIMCENNQYAISVPIHKQMAGKVSDRALGYGFPGVRVDGNDALAVYAVVKEARERAIRGEGPTLIEAMMYRLSPHSTSDNDLAYRTKEEVDENWAKDGVARMKNYLLECGIWDEAKDADLSAELLLEVKEAIEYADNAPFPKPEDTLLHVYADSDGEGR; encoded by the coding sequence ATGAGTTCAAAAGGCGCTGTAGACGCTGGCTTCAGACATGAACAGCTGGGACTGACTCACGGACAAGTTATTGACATGTACAGATATATGCTGCTCGCAAGAAGGTTTGACGAGCGTAACATGCTCCTGCAACGGGCAGGGAAAATTAATTTTCACGTTTCCGGCATTGGGCAGGAGGCGGCACAAGTAGGTGCGGCTTTTGCACTGGACCGGGAGAAGGACTATTTTCTTCCCTATTATCGGGATTACGGATTCGTACTTGCGGTCGGTATGACGCCACGCGAACTGATGCTGTCGCAATTTGCCAAGGCGGATGATCCCAACAGCGGTGGCCGACAGATGCCCGGTCATTTCGGCAGTAAACGGCTGCGAATTGTGACAGGCTCCAGTCCGGTGACGACGCAGGTTCCACACGCAGTGGGTGTAGCGCTGGCTGCCAAGATGCAGAAGAAGGATTTTGTATCGTTCGTTACATTTGGTGAAGGCTCCAGCAACCAGGGGGATTTTCACGAAGGCTGTAACTTTGCAGGTGTACAGAAGCTGCCAGTCATCATTATGTGTGAAAACAATCAATATGCGATATCAGTTCCGATTCATAAGCAAATGGCAGGCAAGGTGAGCGACCGTGCTTTGGGATACGGATTCCCTGGGGTTCGGGTCGATGGTAACGATGCGCTGGCAGTGTATGCAGTCGTCAAGGAAGCGCGTGAACGTGCTATTCGTGGCGAGGGGCCAACGCTTATTGAAGCGATGATGTACCGCCTGTCTCCTCACTCCACCTCGGATAATGATCTGGCTTACCGGACCAAAGAGGAAGTGGATGAGAACTGGGCCAAGGACGGCGTTGCCCGTATGAAAAATTATTTGCTGGAATGCGGCATTTGGGATGAGGCCAAGGACGCGGATTTGTCTGCTGAGCTACTGCTCGAGGTCAAGGAAGCGATTGAATATGCGGATAATGCGCCTTTTCCGAAGCCCGAAGATACGCTACTGCATGTTTATGCTGACAGCGATGGGGAGGGCCGGTAA
- the lpdA gene encoding dihydrolipoyl dehydrogenase, translating to MTIHCDVAILGGGTGGYVAAIRAAQLGKEVVIIEKDKLGGTCLHRGCIPSKALLRSAEVYATIKESAQYGIETSGAQLVFPKVQERKEAVVEQLHQGVQFLMRKNKITVLSGKGRVIGPSIFSPKSGAVAVELEDGEMETIVPTHLIIATGSRPRMLPGLEPDGEFILSSDEALTMEELPASLIIVGGGVIGVEWASMLNDFGVEVTVVEAANRLIPTEDEDVSREMQRLLTKRGVKVLTGSQVLAETYGKDEEGVQIDVQKGDETETLSASKLLISVGRQANVENIGLENTDIRVERGFISVNEHLQTNEPHIYAIGDCIGGLQLAHAASHEGLLAVHHLSGEVVHSVPNHLIPRCIYTRPEAASVGWTEQEARERGHQVKTGKFPFQAIGKSLVYGSRDGFVKVVADEKTNDILGVHMIGTHVTDLISEAALAQLLDATPWEVGQLAHPHPTLSEILGEAMLAVDGQAIGI from the coding sequence ATGACTATACATTGTGATGTTGCAATTTTGGGCGGGGGAACCGGGGGATATGTGGCAGCCATTCGTGCAGCCCAGCTCGGCAAGGAAGTCGTTATTATTGAAAAGGACAAGCTAGGTGGAACCTGTCTGCATCGTGGATGTATCCCGAGCAAGGCTTTGCTGCGTAGTGCGGAGGTATATGCGACGATTAAGGAAAGTGCGCAATACGGCATTGAGACCTCTGGAGCGCAGCTTGTTTTTCCCAAGGTACAAGAGCGCAAGGAAGCCGTTGTAGAGCAGCTACATCAGGGCGTGCAATTTTTGATGCGTAAAAATAAAATCACGGTGCTGAGCGGCAAAGGGCGTGTGATTGGGCCATCGATTTTTTCTCCAAAAAGCGGCGCAGTTGCCGTGGAGCTGGAAGATGGCGAGATGGAGACGATTGTTCCTACCCATCTCATTATTGCAACGGGATCACGCCCGCGTATGCTACCCGGATTGGAGCCGGATGGCGAATTTATTTTGAGTAGTGACGAAGCGTTGACGATGGAAGAATTACCGGCCTCCCTGATTATCGTAGGTGGTGGCGTTATTGGCGTGGAATGGGCTTCCATGCTGAATGATTTTGGCGTGGAGGTTACGGTGGTCGAGGCGGCGAATCGGCTTATTCCAACCGAGGACGAGGATGTTTCGCGTGAAATGCAGCGCCTGTTAACCAAGCGTGGAGTCAAGGTTCTGACGGGCTCGCAAGTGCTGGCTGAAACGTACGGTAAGGATGAGGAAGGCGTACAGATTGACGTGCAAAAGGGAGACGAAACCGAAACCCTCAGCGCCTCCAAGCTGCTTATTTCGGTGGGGCGTCAGGCGAATGTGGAAAATATCGGGCTGGAAAATACGGATATCCGAGTAGAGCGTGGCTTTATATCGGTTAACGAGCATTTGCAGACGAATGAGCCGCATATTTATGCGATCGGGGATTGCATCGGAGGCTTACAACTGGCGCATGCGGCGAGCCATGAAGGGCTGCTGGCTGTCCATCATCTGTCCGGCGAAGTGGTTCACAGCGTACCGAATCATCTGATTCCGCGTTGTATTTATACACGTCCTGAGGCAGCCAGTGTCGGCTGGACAGAGCAAGAAGCCCGTGAGCGTGGACATCAGGTGAAGACAGGGAAGTTCCCTTTTCAAGCTATCGGAAAATCGCTGGTGTACGGTAGCCGGGATGGCTTTGTCAAAGTGGTTGCCGACGAGAAGACGAATGATATTCTCGGTGTACATATGATCGGTACACATGTAACGGATCTCATCAGCGAGGCGGCTCTTGCGCAGCTGTTGGATGCTACGCCATGGGAAGTCGGACAGCTGGCTCATCCGCATCCAACATTGTCGGAGATTTTGGGAGAAGCGATGCTGGCGGTTGATGGACAGGCGATAGGGATATAA
- a CDS encoding thymidine kinase, producing MHTGRITIITGPMFSEKSGELIRRCQKLIQYGHRKVVAYKPAEDNRYAKDEIVSRIGYRLPAISIPKKLTDELVQRILEETKDADVVAFDEVQFFSRHIMTLVEELAYCGKHVIADGLNLDYRGKEFGYVGGLLAMADDIEKLASFCAVCGSSEAVYTQRMVNGKPSTVGPIVMIGDSEAYEPRCRNCFIPPHKVNCD from the coding sequence TTGCATACAGGACGAATTACGATCATTACAGGCCCCATGTTTAGCGAAAAATCCGGCGAACTGATTCGCCGCTGTCAAAAATTAATTCAATACGGACACCGCAAGGTGGTCGCTTACAAACCGGCTGAAGATAACCGATACGCCAAGGATGAAATTGTAAGCCGCATCGGATATCGGCTGCCCGCCATCTCCATTCCGAAAAAGCTCACAGATGAGCTCGTTCAGCGGATTTTGGAAGAAACGAAGGATGCCGATGTGGTCGCCTTTGACGAAGTACAGTTTTTCAGTCGTCATATCATGACGTTGGTGGAGGAGTTAGCTTACTGTGGCAAGCATGTAATTGCAGATGGACTCAATTTGGACTACCGGGGTAAGGAATTCGGATATGTCGGCGGTTTACTCGCCATGGCAGATGACATCGAAAAGCTAGCTTCCTTTTGTGCCGTATGCGGAAGTTCGGAAGCTGTATATACCCAGCGTATGGTGAACGGAAAGCCTTCCACTGTAGGACCCATTGTAATGATTGGCGACTCTGAGGCGTATGAGCCACGTTGCCGTAATTGCTTTATACCACCCCATAAAGTGAACTGCGATTAG
- a CDS encoding S26 family signal peptidase — translation MGLRRDSVFVLGDNPMNSTDSRFLRYISMNKVIGKVIVLNGIPLDETG, via the coding sequence ATTGGACTTCGACGGGATAGCGTTTTTGTACTGGGAGACAATCCGATGAACAGCACAGACAGTCGTTTTCTCAGATATATTTCAATGAATAAGGTCATAGGCAAGGTTATTGTATTGAACGGGATTCCGTTAGACGAAACAGGATAA
- a CDS encoding methyl-accepting chemotaxis protein: protein MKFNIRAKLLLGFLAVIALLIIISLVSISKMKNLGDTSMEIDSHWMPSVTILGTLNGDISDVERLSLNIIVERDPAEVEKVQEEYDKVLKKIESGRKIYEKLIATPKEREMYDDFSKKYADYLNKLPEVIAAGKANDYVQSSILHKDSYALWDSANNMIFQLIKLNSDGSKQITQEGVDNFISGRQIVIVLSIAAIVLAFIMALIIAQIISKPILRISRAAESIASGDLTGEAIVVKGKDEISTLAHSFNTMVENLRQLIQSVSKTTEMVTTSSEELTASAEQNSQASAQITETVQEVATGTGEQVDMVTKSSQAIEEMSIGVEQIAIRAQNVFASAQDAAHKSAEGNQLIQQAVTQMNAVNHSMEGLAGLMAGLGERSDEIGKIIDVITNISSQTNLLALNAAIEAARAGEHGRGFAVVAGEVRKLAEQSAHSAQQITELVGLIQKDTAHAIEAVASNGKDVMTGREVVQNAGASFELIQETVNKVASEIEEVSAGSEQMSASTDEVVGFVKQISAIAEEAAAGTQHVSAATQEQLASMEEIASSARNLSTMAEDLQGQIGKFKV from the coding sequence ATGAAATTTAACATTCGAGCAAAATTGTTATTGGGTTTTCTTGCGGTAATTGCTTTATTGATCATCATTAGTTTGGTTTCCATCTCAAAAATGAAAAACTTGGGTGACACTTCGATGGAAATTGATAGCCACTGGATGCCCAGTGTGACTATCCTGGGAACGCTAAACGGCGATATATCTGATGTAGAACGGCTTTCCTTAAATATTATTGTAGAACGCGACCCGGCAGAGGTGGAGAAGGTTCAGGAGGAATACGATAAGGTTTTGAAAAAGATCGAGAGCGGCCGGAAAATATATGAAAAATTAATTGCTACTCCTAAAGAACGTGAAATGTATGATGATTTCTCCAAAAAATATGCAGATTATCTGAATAAGTTGCCAGAGGTTATTGCAGCAGGGAAAGCTAACGATTATGTACAATCCAGCATTCTTCATAAAGATTCCTATGCACTATGGGATAGCGCGAACAATATGATCTTTCAGCTCATCAAGCTGAACTCAGATGGCTCAAAACAGATTACACAAGAAGGCGTTGACAACTTTATCTCAGGTAGACAAATAGTCATTGTTTTGAGTATTGCGGCCATTGTATTGGCATTCATCATGGCACTCATCATCGCCCAAATTATTTCTAAACCCATTTTGCGGATCAGCCGCGCTGCTGAAAGCATTGCATCGGGTGATCTCACAGGTGAAGCTATCGTCGTGAAGGGTAAGGATGAGATTAGCACGTTGGCACATTCCTTTAATACGATGGTTGAAAACCTTCGCCAATTGATTCAATCGGTTAGTAAGACGACTGAAATGGTAACCACATCCTCAGAGGAATTGACGGCCAGCGCAGAGCAAAATAGCCAAGCTTCTGCACAAATAACCGAAACGGTACAGGAAGTAGCTACAGGAACGGGCGAACAGGTGGATATGGTGACCAAGTCGTCTCAGGCTATTGAGGAAATGTCCATCGGTGTAGAACAAATTGCTATCCGTGCGCAAAATGTATTTGCATCTGCTCAGGATGCGGCCCACAAATCAGCTGAAGGTAACCAATTGATTCAACAGGCTGTTACGCAGATGAACGCTGTAAATCACTCCATGGAGGGATTGGCTGGTCTTATGGCTGGATTGGGGGAGCGTTCAGATGAAATTGGCAAGATTATTGATGTAATCACCAATATTTCGAGTCAGACCAACCTTCTTGCTCTGAACGCTGCCATTGAAGCGGCCCGCGCAGGAGAACACGGTCGCGGATTTGCTGTAGTTGCGGGCGAAGTGCGCAAGTTGGCTGAACAATCGGCTCATTCTGCTCAACAAATTACGGAACTTGTTGGTTTAATTCAAAAGGACACCGCCCATGCGATCGAGGCTGTAGCGTCCAATGGAAAAGATGTCATGACAGGTCGGGAAGTCGTGCAGAATGCAGGTGCTTCTTTTGAACTGATTCAGGAAACTGTTAATAAAGTAGCGAGTGAGATTGAAGAGGTATCCGCTGGATCAGAGCAAATGTCTGCAAGTACGGATGAAGTTGTTGGTTTTGTCAAGCAAATTTCAGCGATTGCTGAGGAAGCTGCAGCCGGAACACAGCATGTGTCTGCTGCAACACAAGAGCAACTGGCATCCATGGAGGAAATTGCTTCATCTGCAAGAAACCTGTCTACCATGGCAGAGGACCTTCAAGGACAAATCGGCAAGTTCAAAGTATAA
- a CDS encoding SDR family oxidoreductase, with protein MKLQGKVAVVTGAASGMGKEIAILYAKEGAKVVVSDINIDAANSTVADIKSNGGVATAIVANVSKEADIQNLIDTTVNTYGTLDVLVNNAGIMDNFVPAADLTDELWERMFAINTTGPMRAIRKALPIFMDKGAGVIINVASLGGLHGSRAGAAYTAAKHAVVGLTKNVGFQYANKGVRCNAIAPGAVITNIGTTINQPNEFGMERAMAGQNLSPRAGDAEEIAKVALFLASDDSSFVNGTVITADAGWSAY; from the coding sequence ATGAAACTTCAAGGTAAGGTGGCAGTAGTCACAGGAGCAGCTTCTGGGATGGGTAAGGAAATAGCCATTTTGTATGCTAAAGAAGGAGCTAAAGTGGTTGTATCTGATATCAATATAGATGCGGCAAACTCGACTGTAGCAGACATTAAATCCAATGGCGGAGTCGCTACTGCTATTGTAGCAAACGTTTCCAAAGAAGCAGATATTCAAAATTTAATCGATACTACGGTGAATACGTATGGAACATTAGATGTTTTAGTTAACAATGCAGGGATTATGGATAATTTTGTTCCGGCTGCTGATTTAACAGACGAGCTTTGGGAACGCATGTTTGCTATCAACACCACGGGACCTATGCGTGCAATTCGGAAAGCTCTTCCCATTTTTATGGACAAGGGTGCCGGGGTTATTATTAATGTTGCTTCACTGGGCGGGTTGCATGGTTCTAGAGCGGGTGCAGCTTATACAGCAGCAAAACATGCGGTTGTCGGCCTGACTAAAAATGTGGGCTTCCAATATGCTAATAAAGGCGTACGTTGTAACGCAATCGCTCCTGGTGCTGTAATCACTAATATTGGAACTACTATTAACCAACCCAATGAATTCGGTATGGAAAGAGCTATGGCTGGGCAAAACCTGAGTCCTCGGGCCGGAGATGCTGAAGAAATCGCGAAGGTTGCCCTCTTCCTTGCTTCAGATGATTCCAGCTTTGTGAATGGTACGGTGATTACAGCCGATGCTGGTTGGTCCGCTTATTAA